CGTCCTCGCGGCCGGCGTAGGCCTCGTACCCGCGACGGCCCAGGCCGACGGCGGCCCGGCCAAGCCCGACGCACACGGGGTCAGCGCCCCGGGCGCCGACCTCGGCAAGGCGGCAGCGTCCAACTTCACCACCTTCACGAGCGCCCCCGAGCGCACCGTCCGCCCCGCCGGCAAGGGCGGCGCCCAGGTGCAGGGGACGGCCGCCTCGGAGCCGACGGTCGGCCTGACCGCCAAGGGCACCAGCGCCCGCGGGATCAGCCTGGAGCTCGCCGTCAGCATCGACCCGGGCGCCCAGATCACGGCGTTCATCGAGTGGGGCGACGGCAGCTACGACGCGTTCGACACCTACGGTCCCGCCAACCAGACCGTGGCCCACTCCTACTCGGAGATCGGCGCCTACACCGTCAAGGTCACCCTGAAGGACGCCACGGGTGAGCGGGGCAGCAACTCGCTCGCCGTCGTCACGCCGGGTTCCGACTTCACGCCGTACAAGCCGACCCGCCTGCTGGACACGCGCTACGGCACGGGCGGGCCCGCGGCGAAGATACCCGCCTACGGCACCACGCGGGTGAAGATCTCCGGCAACGGCGACATCCCCACAGGGGTCACGGCCGTGGTCCTCAACGTCACGGTCACCAACACCACCAGCGGTGGCCACGTCACCGTGTGGCCCACGGGCAGCGAGCGTCCGATCACGTCGAACGTCAACTTCGCCAAGGGGCAGACCGTCCCGAACCTGGTGATCGTGCCCGTCGACAGGAACGGCTTCGTCGACCTGTACAACGGCGGCTGGGAGCCGGTCGACCTGATCGCCGACGTCACCGGCTACTTCACCCGGACCTCCTCCTCCGGTTACACCCCGGTCAACCCGTCGCGCTTCGTCGACACCCGCAACGGCACGGGCACCGCCCAGGGCCAGGTACGCGGACAGGCCACGTTCGGCGCCCGGTTCGCCGGCCGGGACGGCATCCCGGCGGACGCCACGGCGGTCGCGCTGAACGTGACGGTCACGAACCCGCGCGAGGCCGGCCACCTGACCGTGTACCCCAGCGGGGGCAGCGTCCCGATCACGTCCAACGTGAACTTCCGCGCCGGCCAGACGGTCGCCAACTCCGTGATCGTGCCGGTCGGCACGGACGGGTCGGTCAGCTTCCGCAACGGCGCCTGGAACGGCACCGACGTCATCGTCGACGTCGTCGGCTACTACCGGCCCGGCAGCCGGGGCGCCTACCTGCCCTTCGTCCCGGAGCGCCTGCTCGACACCCGTGACAGCTCGGACTGGGCGTGGGGTCCGCTGGGCGGCCAGGGATACATCTACATGCCGCTGTCCACCCAGCGCCCCGCCAACACGGCCTACGTGCTGAACACGACGGTCACCAACACCCGCGGCGAGGGCTACCTCACGGTCGCCCCGGACCCGAACTCGCTGAGCGCGTACGAGGGCGGCTGGGAGAGCTGGCCCACCCCGCCCAACTCCTCCAACCTGAACTGGAAGCGGTCCGAGACCGTCCCGAACCTGGTCCAGGCCGGGATGGGGAACCACGGCATCGTCGACTTCTGGAACCGGGGCTGGGACGACATCGACCTCGTGGTCGACATCTTCGGCGTCTACCAGACGAACTGACCCGCCGTCCGCTCCCGCGGGCCCGGCGGGATCACCCGGCCCGGTCGGGGAGCGGCGCGCCGCACCGGGGGCAGCCGCCGGTTCCGCGGCCGCGGCCGCGGTCCGGGTCGAGGCATCCGCATGCCTCGCAGACGAGGTGAAGCAGGCAGGCCGGCTCGCCGGCGTCCGCCGGCTCGGCGGGCGGCGGCATCGGCTCGGGCGGCGGCTTCGGTTCGGGCGTGTCCATGACGGCTCCCGGCGGGGCGGTGGCAACGGCTTGCCTCGGCGGCTTCGAGCGTAGTCCCCGCTCGTGGCGACCGTCTGCGCCCACCCCACCGCCGCCCTGCCCGGTGCCGGGCCGACCGCGGCCCGGCACCGGCCGGTGGTGTCAGACCCCGTCCGCGGTGCGCGGTGCGCGGCGCATGGCCCACAGGGTCGGCCCGCCTCCGGGGAGCCGCGCCTCCCCGAGCACGGTGAAGCCGAAGTGCTCGTAGAACGGCAGGTTGTCGGGCTTGGAGGACTCCAGGTAGACCGGCAGGCCCGCCGCGTCGGCCTTGGCCAGACCCGAGCGCAGCAGAGCCGCCCCGTGCCCCTGGCCGCGTGCGGCGGGGTCGGCGCCGAGCACCGCCAGGTACCAGTGCGGCTCGGTCGGGGCGTGCTTCACGGCCTCCGCGACGGCCTCGCGGAAGAGCCCGGCCCGGTCGCCGAGGATGCCCTCCAGCTCCTGGACGGTCTCGGCGTCGGGCGCGGCCTTCGCCTGCCCCTCGGGCGCCACCCAGAAGGAGGCCGCCGCGTCGGTGCGCTCGCACACGCCGTGGCGGACGTACTGCCGGGTGAACAGCGTGGTGAAGTAGCGGCTCAGCCCCGCCTCGCGGGAAGCGTCGTCGGGGAAGAACCAGCGCAGCATCGGGTCGTCGTCGAAGGCGGCGGCCAGGGTGCGGCTGACCATGCGGGCATCGTCGATCGTTGCCGTCTTCGGAGCGTTCGTTATGGGCATACGGGTCATTCTGCACCCTGGATGATCTTGACCGGCGGGCGGCCCCCTCGTGCGTGGCGCCTTGTCGGCGGCGGGGCCCTTGGGTCAGTCCGTGCACACCGCGCCCACCCACGCCCCCACCACCAGCAGGCACGCGAACAGTTCCACCAGCACGCTCGTGCCCACCGCCCGCATCACCGCACGCGTCGAGGCCCAGGCCTCGCCGTGCCCGCCCAGACGCAGCCGCTCACACAGGTAGACCCCGCCCACGAAGCCCGGAACCGCCCCCACCACCGGGACCAGGACGAAGCCGAGCAGCGCGCCCGCGCCCGCGAAGACCGCCGTGCGCGGGGTGACCGGGAGCCCGCGGGGCCGACGCGGCGGCAGCTGCCACTTCACCACCTGGACCACCAGCAGCAGAGCCGTCGCCGCGACCAGCAGCGACCACGCCAGCGCCGACCGCTCCTGCAGCGCCCACCACATCAGCCCCGCCCACACCAGCCAGGTCCCCGGCACGCCCGGAACCAGCACCCCGACCAGCCCGAGCAGGAGCACCAGGCCCACCAGCAGCAGCTGCGGCACGTCCACCCGCCCAGCGTGCCCGACCAGGGGCTACCGGGCCACCCAGCCACGTTCGTACGCGTGCCAGCCCAGCTGCAGCCGCGTCGTCACCCCGGACAGCTCCATCAGGCCCTTGACCCGCCGCTGCACCGTCCGCAGGCCGAGCTCCAGGTGCTTGGCGACGCTCGCGTCCGTCATCCCCGCCAGCAGCAGCGAGAGGATCTCCAGATCCGTGGCGTCGGGGACGCCCCCGGCCTCCTCCGCCGAACCGGCCGCGCCCAGCCGCAGCGGCAGCGACTCCCGCCACACCGCCTCGAACAGCCCCGCCAGCAGGTCCAGCAGCCCGGACGCGTGCACCACCAGCGCCGCCGGCTCCGCGCCGCGCGCCGTCAGCGGGACCATGGCGAGGGACCGGTCCGCGATCACCAGCTTCGCCGGGACCTCCGCCGTCACCCTGACCTGCTCGCCCCGGGCCAGCGCCGCCGACGCCTCCCGGATCCCGCGCGGCAGGGTCAGCGCCTCGCGCTCGATGACCACCCGGTGGTCCACCCCGCGCAGCGAGGCACGCTCCTCCGCCTCGTCGCCCCAACCCGTGACGGCCCCGTGGCGGGCGCCGACCAGCGCGCACACCTCCTTCTCCGCGCCCAGCCGCAGCTGGTGGAAGCGGCGCGCCACCGCGCTCGCGCCCTGCACCACCTCCAACAGGTCGTGCACCGCCGGCTCGACCGCCTCGGCCCGGTACGCCCGCGTCAGCAGCTCCGCCGCCAGCTCCGCCCGCTCCAGCTCGTGCCGCTGCCGGGTCAGCAGGGCCCCGAGGGCCACCCCCGGCGGCGCCGCCACCCAGCGGCCCGGCCGCGCCGAGGACTGCGCAGCCAGCCCGTGCCGCTCCAGATGGCGCAGGGCCCGTTCGGTCTGCGCCACCGGCAGGGTCAGCCGGTGCGCGAGGTCGGGGACCTCGGCCGCGCCCAGCGCCACCAGCGCGCGGTACGCGGACTCCTGGCCCTCGTCCAGCCCTATGGCACCCAGCACCCGTCCACCCCTTTCCGACACCACGCCCGGCGGGAAGCCGCCACGGCGCGAACCCGCGCCGACATCATCGCCGTACCCCCCGCCCCTCTGCCAAGGTCACACCCCCGCACCATCAACATCCGCAGGCGGAAAGGCACTTACGCGCCGGCTTGTCGTGCAATGCAGTGGTTGGGTGCCAATTCGACCGGGGCGAGCGATGCGGCCGGTATCGCGCACGACGATGGCCACAGCGCCAGGGACGCGCAGGTACGCGGCCCCTGCCGGACGGCAAGAAGGCGGTCGCGCGGGCGTACGGCGTCCGCTGATCCGTACGGGCAGGACGCGAAGGGTCCACAAGGCCGCCGCCCTGTGGACCCTTTTCGGGTATTCGGCGTTTTCGGCCCCCACCGGAGGCGGAGAATGAGGGCATGAGTCAGCAGGGCGCGGACGACTGGTGGCAGAAGCTCTACGAGGACCCGGACGCGGGGCCGGCACCCGACCCGGGGGACACCCTCGACAACCGGTTCCGGTCGGCGGCGGGCGTGACGGCGGACCCCGCCGAGACGCCGCCCCCCGTGCCGCAAGAGCCGGTAGGGGAAGCCGAGTTCAGGCCGGGGCCCGTGCCCTGGCCGGGGCCCGGATTCGGGCCGGGGCGCGGGCCGCTGCCTGCCCCGCGCCCGGAACTCGACGGCGAGCTGCCCGCACGCCGTCCGCTGCCCGGCGCCGTCCGCCCGGAGCCCCCGCAGCCCGCTGCGGCGGGGCCGGTGCCCGCGCCGCGCCCGGCTCCCGACGGCAGGCCCGCGGGCCCGCCCGCGCAGGCGCCGCCCCTGCCGGCCTCCGCTGACACCGCGCCGCCCCGGCAGGCCCCGCCGCCCCCGGCCAAGGCGCCGGCCGGGCCGCCCCGGCCGCCGGCCCCGGCAGCCCGCCCGGCACCCGGCGAGCCCGCTGCCGAACGGCAGGCCCCGCTGCCGGCGCCCGCCGAAGCGCCCACCGCTGACGGGGCTCAGTCCGGCGCCGGGTACACCCCGCCGCCCCCGGCCCCTGCCGCGCCGATCGGCGAGCGGTACGTACCGCCACCGCCCCCGGCGCCGCCCTGGCACGGAGCCCAGCCACGCGATCCGCGCACCGGCGGCGCCACCGGCTACGCCCTCGGCGGCGTCGACGTGCCGCCCGCGACCGGTCCGGAGCTGCCCGTCCGGCGCCCCCCGACGGCGCGCCCGGAAACCCGCACCGACGAGGCCCGGCAGCCCGCATCCGCACCCGCCCCCGCACCCGTATCCCCGCCCGCACCCGCACCCGCGCCGGCGCGTCCGCCCGTGAGCCCGCCCGCCCCGGAGGCCGCCGCGCCCCGGCAGCGGCCAGAAGTGCGGTACCTCGGCGACCGCGCGCCCACCTACGCCCCCGAACCGGGCGCGCTCCCGCCCGCGGACCCGGCCGCCCTCGACGGCCTGGTCCCCGACACCGTCCTGGAGGGAGCCCGCTACGGCGGCCACACCCTCCGCGCCGCCTCCCTGCGCGGCGACTCCGCCCGCTACCGCGGCGAGGCCCGCCGGGACTTCCTGCTCACCGCCCGCTTCAGCAGCGGCGACGACGCCCTGGTCCTGGTGGCCCTCGCCGGCGGGGACCGGGCGGCGCCCGGCGCCGCCGAGGCCGCAGCGGACCTGTGCCGCACGGTCGCGGCGGCGGTCGGCCGCAGCCAGGAACGGCTGGCCGACGACATCCGGGCCGGGCGCCGCGACGCCCTGCGCTCGGGCCTGCAGCGGCTCACCGACCGCGGCTACGGACGCCTGCGGGCCCGGGCGGCCGAGCTGGGGCTCGCGGAGGAGCAGTACACGGCGGGGCTGCGCGGACTGCTGCTCCCGGTGGACCCCGAATGCCGTACCCGGGTGTGCTTCGGCGCCGGCGCCGGCGGACTCTTCCGGCTCCGCTCGGGTCAATGGCAGGACCTGGAGCCGACCGGTCCCGCCGCCCCGCCCGCGTCCGCGCAGCCCCCCGCCCCCGGAGACGGCGACGTAGACGGGGGCGGGGACCGGGACGGGGTCGGAGGCCGGCCCGACGAGGCGCCCGGTGAGTCCGGCAGCCCCTTCCGCTTCCGGGCCGCCGTGGCCAGGCCCGGAGACACCCTGCTGCTGTGCTCCGGCGGGCTGGCCGAGCCGATGCGGGAGGAGGCCGCGCTCCAGGCTGAGCTCGCCGCCCGCTGGGGCGAGCCGGAGCCGCCCGGCCTCGCCGCGTTCCTCGCCGACATCCAGCTCCGCCTCAAGGGCTACGCCGACGACCGCACGGCTGCCGCAGTCTGGGAGGCGTAACCGGCGCGGGCATGGCTGGATGGGAGGCATGGCCAAGCAGAACATCGCGGAACAGTTCGTCGACATCCTCGTACGCGCCGGCGTGCGCCGTGTGTACGGGGTGGTCGGCGACAGCCTCAACCCCGTGGTGGACGCGATCCGCCGCACCGACGGCATCGAGTGGATCCAGGTCCGCCACGAGGAGACGGCCGCCTTCGCGGCGGGCGCCGAGGCCCAGCTCACCGGCCGCCTCGCCGCCTGCGCCGGATCCTGCGGCCCGGGGAACCTGCACCTGATCAACGGGCTGTACGACGCCCACCGCTCGATGGCACCGGTCCTCGCCCTGGCCTCGCACATCCCCTCCGGCGAGATCGGACTCGGCTACTTCCAGGAGACCCACCCCGACCAGCTCTTCCGCGAGTGCAGCCACTACAGCGAGCTGATCTCCAACCCGCAGCAGATGCCCCGGCTGCTCCAGACGGCCGTGCAGCACGCCATCGGCCGCAGCGGCGTCAGCGTGGTCGCGCTGCCCGGTGACATCGCCGACCAGCCCGCCCCCGAGAAGGCGGTGGAGCACGCCCTCGTCACCGCCCGGCCCACTGTGCGCCCCGGCGACGGCGAGATCGAGAAACTGGTCCGCCTCGTCGACGAGGCCGACCGGGTCACGCTCTTCTGCGGCAGCGGCACGGCCGGGGCGCACGCCGAGGTGATGGAGTTCGCCGGCCGGGTCAAGGCCCCCGTCGGGCACGCCCTGCGCGGCAAGGAGTGGATCCAGTACGACAACCCCTACGACGTCGGCATGAGCGGGCTGCTCGGCTACGGCGCGGCCTACGAGGCCACCCACGAGTGCGACCTGCTGATCCTGCTCGGAACGGACTTCCCGTACAACGCCTTCCTGCCCGACGACGTGAAGATCGTCCAGGTGGACATCCGCCCCGAACACCTGGGACGGCGCTCCCAGCTGGACCTCGCCGTGTGGGGAGACGTGCGCGAGACCCTGCGCGCCCTGAACGCGCGGGTGCGGACCAAGACGGACCGGCGCTTCCTCGACCGGATGCTGAAGAAGCACGCCGACGCCCTGGAGGGGGTGGTCAGGGCCTACACCCGCAAGGTCGAGAAGCACACGCCCATCCATCCCGAGTACGTGGCTTCGATCCTCGACGAACTCGCGGACGAGGACGCGGTGTTCACCGTCGACACGGGCATGTGCAACGTGTGGGCGGCGCGCTATCTTTCCCCGAACGGCAAGCGGCGCATCATCGGGTCCTTCAGCCACGGCTCGATGGCCAACGCCCTCCCGCAGGCCATCGGCGCACAGTTCACCGACCGCGGCCGTCAAGTGGTGTCGATGTCGGGTGACGGCGGCTTCTCCATGCTGATGGGAGATTTCCTCACCCTGGTGCAGTACGACCTGCCCGTCAAAGTGGTGCTCTTCAACAACTCCTCGCTCGGCATGGTCGAGTTGGAGATGCTGGTTTCCGGCCTCCCCTCCCACGGGACGGAGAACAAGAACCCGGACTTCGCGGCGATCGCCCGCGCGGCGGGTGCCTTCGGGGTGCGCGTGGAGAAGCCCAAGCAGCTCAGCGGCGCTTTGAAGGATGCCTTCCGGCATCGCGGACCCGCTCTGGTGGACGTGGTGACCGACCCCAACGCCCTGTCGATCCCACCGCGGATCAGCGCCGACATGGTGACCGGATTCGCACTGTCCGCCAGCAAGATCGTGCTCGACGGCGGAGTGGGGCGGATGATCCAGATGGCTCGTTCCAACCTC
This DNA window, taken from Streptomyces sp. TN58, encodes the following:
- a CDS encoding GNAT family N-acetyltransferase, coding for MTRMPITNAPKTATIDDARMVSRTLAAAFDDDPMLRWFFPDDASREAGLSRYFTTLFTRQYVRHGVCERTDAAASFWVAPEGQAKAAPDAETVQELEGILGDRAGLFREAVAEAVKHAPTEPHWYLAVLGADPAARGQGHGAALLRSGLAKADAAGLPVYLESSKPDNLPFYEHFGFTVLGEARLPGGGPTLWAMRRAPRTADGV
- a CDS encoding DUF456 domain-containing protein, coding for MDVPQLLLVGLVLLLGLVGVLVPGVPGTWLVWAGLMWWALQERSALAWSLLVAATALLLVVQVVKWQLPPRRPRGLPVTPRTAVFAGAGALLGFVLVPVVGAVPGFVGGVYLCERLRLGGHGEAWASTRAVMRAVGTSVLVELFACLLVVGAWVGAVCTD
- a CDS encoding helix-turn-helix domain-containing protein, which gives rise to MLGAIGLDEGQESAYRALVALGAAEVPDLAHRLTLPVAQTERALRHLERHGLAAQSSARPGRWVAAPPGVALGALLTRQRHELERAELAAELLTRAYRAEAVEPAVHDLLEVVQGASAVARRFHQLRLGAEKEVCALVGARHGAVTGWGDEAEERASLRGVDHRVVIEREALTLPRGIREASAALARGEQVRVTAEVPAKLVIADRSLAMVPLTARGAEPAALVVHASGLLDLLAGLFEAVWRESLPLRLGAAGSAEEAGGVPDATDLEILSLLLAGMTDASVAKHLELGLRTVQRRVKGLMELSGVTTRLQLGWHAYERGWVAR
- a CDS encoding protein phosphatase 2C domain-containing protein, coding for MSQQGADDWWQKLYEDPDAGPAPDPGDTLDNRFRSAAGVTADPAETPPPVPQEPVGEAEFRPGPVPWPGPGFGPGRGPLPAPRPELDGELPARRPLPGAVRPEPPQPAAAGPVPAPRPAPDGRPAGPPAQAPPLPASADTAPPRQAPPPPAKAPAGPPRPPAPAARPAPGEPAAERQAPLPAPAEAPTADGAQSGAGYTPPPPAPAAPIGERYVPPPPPAPPWHGAQPRDPRTGGATGYALGGVDVPPATGPELPVRRPPTARPETRTDEARQPASAPAPAPVSPPAPAPAPARPPVSPPAPEAAAPRQRPEVRYLGDRAPTYAPEPGALPPADPAALDGLVPDTVLEGARYGGHTLRAASLRGDSARYRGEARRDFLLTARFSSGDDALVLVALAGGDRAAPGAAEAAADLCRTVAAAVGRSQERLADDIRAGRRDALRSGLQRLTDRGYGRLRARAAELGLAEEQYTAGLRGLLLPVDPECRTRVCFGAGAGGLFRLRSGQWQDLEPTGPAAPPASAQPPAPGDGDVDGGGDRDGVGGRPDEAPGESGSPFRFRAAVARPGDTLLLCSGGLAEPMREEAALQAELAARWGEPEPPGLAAFLADIQLRLKGYADDRTAAAVWEA
- a CDS encoding pyruvate dehydrogenase, which translates into the protein MAKQNIAEQFVDILVRAGVRRVYGVVGDSLNPVVDAIRRTDGIEWIQVRHEETAAFAAGAEAQLTGRLAACAGSCGPGNLHLINGLYDAHRSMAPVLALASHIPSGEIGLGYFQETHPDQLFRECSHYSELISNPQQMPRLLQTAVQHAIGRSGVSVVALPGDIADQPAPEKAVEHALVTARPTVRPGDGEIEKLVRLVDEADRVTLFCGSGTAGAHAEVMEFAGRVKAPVGHALRGKEWIQYDNPYDVGMSGLLGYGAAYEATHECDLLILLGTDFPYNAFLPDDVKIVQVDIRPEHLGRRSQLDLAVWGDVRETLRALNARVRTKTDRRFLDRMLKKHADALEGVVRAYTRKVEKHTPIHPEYVASILDELADEDAVFTVDTGMCNVWAARYLSPNGKRRIIGSFSHGSMANALPQAIGAQFTDRGRQVVSMSGDGGFSMLMGDFLTLVQYDLPVKVVLFNNSSLGMVELEMLVSGLPSHGTENKNPDFAAIARAAGAFGVRVEKPKQLSGALKDAFRHRGPALVDVVTDPNALSIPPRISADMVTGFALSASKIVLDGGVGRMIQMARSNLRNVPRP